The following proteins are encoded in a genomic region of Aquella oligotrophica:
- the tsaE gene encoding tRNA (adenosine(37)-N6)-threonylcarbamoyltransferase complex ATPase subunit type 1 TsaE, which translates to MQHLFAITSLSDTSRLAQKIAKLIFPGMVITLTGNLGSGKTTLTREILLSLGISGTVKSPTFTLVEPYILKNFQVYHFDLYRFNDPEEWFYAGFDDYFTNQSVSFIEWAEKAKGLIPDIDWDISLTVTGDNERKLIINAQTEAGIECLKQLIANDVD; encoded by the coding sequence ATGCAGCATTTATTTGCAATTACAAGCCTGTCTGATACTTCCAGACTAGCACAAAAAATTGCCAAACTTATTTTTCCAGGGATGGTTATTACATTAACTGGTAATCTTGGTAGTGGTAAAACAACGCTTACCCGTGAGATTTTGCTATCACTGGGTATTTCTGGTACAGTTAAAAGTCCTACTTTTACATTGGTTGAACCGTATATACTCAAAAATTTTCAGGTTTATCATTTTGATTTATATCGTTTCAATGATCCGGAAGAGTGGTTTTATGCTGGATTTGATGATTATTTTACTAATCAGTCGGTTTCTTTTATCGAATGGGCAGAAAAGGCCAAGGGGTTAATTCCAGATATTGACTGGGATATTTCGCTCACTGTTACTGGTGATAATGAGCGTAAATTGATAATAAATGCACAAACAGAAGCAGGAATAGAATGTCTGAAACAATTGATAGCAAACGACGTGGATTAA
- a CDS encoding acyl-CoA dehydrogenase family protein — translation MKFNASFDSMDPLKLQASLRTDEVNIQQQVRDFANKELKPLIQDGFFNENQGVNLLHRLGELKIFGGELAANYGGPVISPVAYGLIAYELEKIDSGLRTVMSVMGSLAMKSIALFGSAEQKTKYLELLNAGKLVASFALTEPEHGSDIAGLETTAKKTTNGYLINGSKRWIGLAPYADIIITWARCDDNIVRAFIVEKSLPGLSITPISNKISLRVAVQGEIHYNNVGVDESSLLPLSNGLSSAFSCLNYARYGIAWGALGAAQACFEEALNYVKTRKAFGVPLAAKQLIQEKLAKMQIEIAIGLNACLQVGRLLETNQASFYMINLLKYNSTVKALEIARSARDMLGGNGILEDNNIMRHMVNLESVVTYEGTRDIHLLTLGRELTSFSAF, via the coding sequence ATGAAATTTAATGCTTCTTTTGATAGTATGGATCCGTTAAAACTACAAGCTAGCTTACGGACTGATGAAGTAAACATCCAACAGCAAGTCCGCGACTTTGCCAATAAGGAATTAAAGCCACTTATCCAAGACGGGTTTTTCAATGAAAATCAAGGGGTAAATCTTTTACACAGATTAGGCGAATTAAAAATATTTGGTGGCGAATTAGCCGCTAATTATGGAGGACCAGTAATTTCACCAGTTGCTTATGGGCTTATCGCTTATGAACTAGAAAAAATTGATTCCGGACTTAGAACTGTCATGAGTGTGATGGGAAGTCTGGCAATGAAAAGCATTGCTCTTTTTGGCTCTGCCGAACAAAAGACTAAATATCTAGAGCTATTGAATGCTGGTAAGCTAGTAGCAAGCTTTGCCCTAACGGAACCAGAGCATGGTTCTGATATTGCCGGACTTGAGACTACTGCCAAAAAGACGACTAATGGCTATCTAATAAACGGTAGCAAACGCTGGATTGGCTTAGCGCCATATGCAGATATAATAATTACTTGGGCACGTTGTGATGATAATATTGTCCGTGCCTTTATTGTTGAAAAAAGTCTGCCCGGATTATCCATCACTCCGATAAGCAATAAAATCTCACTACGAGTTGCCGTACAAGGTGAGATACATTACAACAATGTTGGAGTAGATGAATCAAGCCTTCTACCATTAAGTAATGGACTTAGCTCAGCATTTAGCTGCCTTAACTACGCGCGTTATGGGATAGCATGGGGTGCTTTGGGAGCGGCTCAGGCTTGTTTTGAAGAAGCACTTAACTATGTAAAAACCCGCAAGGCTTTTGGAGTGCCATTGGCAGCCAAACAGTTGATTCAGGAAAAATTAGCAAAAATGCAGATTGAGATTGCGATTGGATTAAATGCATGCTTACAAGTTGGGCGACTACTTGAAACAAATCAGGCGAGTTTTTATATGATTAATTTGCTAAAGTATAATTCAACAGTTAAGGCACTTGAAATTGCAAGAAGTGCGCGCGATATGCTTGGTGGTAATGGCATTTTGGAAGATAATAATATCATGCGCCACATGGTAAATCTTGAAAGTGTCGTTACCTACGAAGGTACTAGAGACATTCATCTCCTGACACTTGGTCGCGAGTTGACTAGCTTTTCAGCATTCTAA